In Micromonospora sp. LH3U1, one genomic interval encodes:
- the fdxA gene encoding ferredoxin, producing MTYIIAEPCVDVLDKACIEECPVDCIYEGNRMLYIHPDECVDCGACEPVCPVEAIFYEDDVPEQWKDYTGANYEFFEELGSPGGASKIGKVEKDATFVAAQPPRGEGH from the coding sequence GTGACCTACATCATCGCCGAGCCGTGCGTGGATGTGCTCGACAAGGCATGTATCGAGGAGTGCCCGGTCGACTGCATTTACGAGGGCAATCGGATGCTCTACATCCACCCCGACGAGTGCGTCGACTGTGGTGCCTGTGAGCCCGTCTGTCCGGTGGAGGCGATCTTCTACGAGGATGACGTCCCGGAGCAGTGGAAGGACTACACGGGCGCCAACTACGAGTTCTTCGAGGAGCTGGGCTCGCCCGGTGGCGCCTCGAAGATCGGCAAGGTGGAGAAGGACGCCACCTTCGTCGCCGCGCAGCCGCCGCGCGGCGAGGGCCACTGA
- a CDS encoding GNAT family N-acetyltransferase, protein MLRQQDVGHRIVVRRIVGIREGRPLFSDALGELVELSETHLTLATAQGQLRVPVAQVHRAKRVPPTRRPTAAAVVALERAADEAWPAPTRGRLGDWLLRSADGWTGRANSALPIGDPDRPLPAAVDAVERWYAEQGQPPMINTPLPLAAPVGAELDARGWGVRPPTLVQTRPLPVAEPAGAAGGHTGAAADQAGAAAGTAAEQADAAGGEARAAADEPGTATGKDGRAGAVGRQAGEWGSAVVELATAPSEEWLAIAAGRKGGLPEAARHVLTAVDQVRFAHVYADGTLVAVGRGTVTGQGRWLGLSLIEVLPVVRRQGLGRRVIHELAAWGVSSGATHAFLQVEQRNMAAVALYQRLGFTTHHTYLTRVAPH, encoded by the coding sequence GTGCTCCGACAGCAGGATGTGGGACACCGGATCGTGGTCCGCCGGATTGTGGGGATTCGCGAAGGCCGGCCGCTCTTCTCCGACGCCCTCGGCGAGTTGGTCGAGCTGAGCGAGACTCATCTCACGCTGGCCACCGCGCAGGGCCAGCTGCGGGTCCCGGTGGCGCAGGTCCACCGAGCCAAGCGGGTGCCGCCGACCCGTCGGCCGACCGCCGCGGCGGTGGTGGCGCTGGAACGGGCCGCCGACGAGGCCTGGCCGGCACCGACGCGGGGCCGGCTCGGTGACTGGTTGCTCCGGTCGGCTGACGGCTGGACCGGGCGGGCCAACTCGGCGCTGCCGATCGGCGACCCGGACCGACCGCTGCCCGCCGCTGTGGACGCGGTCGAGCGCTGGTACGCCGAGCAGGGCCAGCCTCCGATGATCAACACGCCGCTGCCACTCGCCGCGCCGGTCGGCGCCGAGCTGGACGCCCGCGGCTGGGGCGTCCGACCGCCGACCCTGGTGCAGACCAGGCCGCTCCCCGTGGCCGAACCGGCCGGCGCGGCGGGCGGGCACACCGGCGCTGCCGCCGACCAGGCCGGTGCCGCCGCTGGCACGGCCGCCGAGCAGGCCGATGCCGCAGGCGGGGAGGCGAGGGCGGCCGCCGACGAACCCGGTACCGCTACCGGGAAGGACGGCAGGGCCGGTGCCGTCGGCCGGCAGGCCGGCGAGTGGGGCAGTGCGGTCGTTGAGCTGGCCACCGCGCCGAGCGAGGAGTGGCTGGCCATCGCCGCCGGCCGCAAGGGCGGCCTGCCGGAGGCCGCCCGGCACGTGCTCACCGCCGTGGACCAGGTCCGCTTCGCCCACGTGTACGCCGACGGCACGCTGGTGGCAGTCGGCCGAGGCACGGTGACCGGCCAAGGGCGCTGGTTGGGCCTCAGCCTGATCGAGGTGCTGCCGGTGGTCCGCCGGCAGGGGCTGGGCCGCAGGGTGATCCACGAGCTGGCCGCCTGGGGCGTGTCCAGCGGCGCCACGCACGCGTTCCTCCAGGTCGAGCAGCGCAACATGGCGGCGGTCGCGCTCTACCAGCGGCTCGGCTTCACCACCCACCACACCTACCTGACGCGGGTCGCTCCGCACTGA